Below is a window of Mycolicibacterium rhodesiae NBB3 DNA.
CCGGCGCACGGTGTGTCTCGTCCGAGGTCGTCGGCCGTCACCGACGAGACGACGTCAACTGAGGCGAGCACGGCGCGGCGGTGCAACGGACGAAGATCATCATTAATATGCATATACCTATGATATGCGTCTGTATACGATTGATCAATGTTTAGTATTCGTCCATGCCGACAGAGGCGAGACGTCCTGACCTCGCGGCGATGCTGGCCCCACTGCTTCGCGAGTTGATCGCCGCCGAGCTCCCGGTGCTGCGGGCGCATGACCTGTCGATGTGGGGGTACACCGTGCTGATCGCTCTCGACGAGTCGCCGGTACGCACGCAAGCCGCACTCGCCGAGTCCATTGGAGCCGACAAGACGCGCATCATCCCGACCCTCGACGAACTGCAGACCAAGGGATACATCGAGCGGCGCGCCGACCCCGACGACCGTCGCGTCCGTCTATTGGCCATCACCGAATCGGGCCGGAAGGTGAAGCGCAGCGTGCAGGTGGGCATACAGCGCGGCGAGGAACGTTGGCTGTCGGTGCTCTCGGCCGAGGAGCGCCGCGTGCTCCTGCGCGCCCTGCAGAAAATGACGCGCGTGCGCGATAGCCCTAGGGTCGAAGAGTGAACCGCCTCGATCGTTTCTTCGAGATCTCGGCGCGAGGGTCCAGCGTCCCCACCGAGATCCGCGGCGGCGTCGTCACATTCATCACGATGGCCTACATCATCGTGCTGAACCCGATCATTCTGTCGGGCATCGCGGACGTCACCGGTCGCGAGTTGCAGTTCGACCAGGTATCTTCCGTGACCGCGCTGGCAGCGGGCGTGATGACAATTCTGTTCGGCCTCATCTCGCGGCTGCCCTTCTCCTTCGCCGCCGGGCTGGGCCTCAATACGTTCGTCGCCACCACGCTGGTCGATTCGCTGACGTGGCCCGAGGCGATGGGGTTGGTCGTCATCAACGGGCTCATCATCGTCGCGCTGGCTGCGACCGGCCTGCGCAAGCTCGTATTCGACGCCGTGCCGATGCAGCTGAAGATCGCCATCACGTCGGGTATCGGATTGTTCATCCTGTTCATCGGGCTCGTCGACGCGGGTCTTGTCGGCTCGACGGGAGAGGTGTCGCCGCCGGTCGGTCTCGGCGTCGACGGCGGCGGAGACATCACGACGATCCCCACGGCCGTATTCGTGTTCACCCTGCTGTTGACGGCCGTCCTCATCGCGCGGCGAGTACGCGGCGCCATCCTCATCGGACTCATTGCGGGAACGCTCGTCGCCATCGTCGTCGAGGCGATCTGGCACCTCGGCTCGGCAGTCGACAACGCCGGCGGGTGGACCCTGTCGGTCCCCGCCTTGGAGGGGGCGCCGTTCGCGGTGCCCGACCTGTCACTGGTCGGCGAGTTCAGCCTGTTCGGCAGCCTTGGCCGCATCGGTGCGATCGCGGTCGTCATGTTCGTGTTCACTCTGGTCTTCGCGAACTTCTTCGATGCGATGGGGAGCTTCACCGGCCTGGCGCGTGAGGCCGGACTCGCCGACGATCAAGGAACTTTCCCGCGCATACGGTCGGCGCTGATCGTCGAGGGCGCGGGTGCGGTTGTCGGCGGGGCGACATCGGCGTCGTCCAATACCGTGTTTGTCGAATCGGGGGCGGGTATCGAGGAGGGCGCACGCACGGGTGTCGCGAATCTCGTTACGGGCCTGCTGTTTCTGGCGGCCATGTTCATCTCCCCGCTGGCATCGATTGTCCCCTCTGAGGTCGCTGCGGCGGCACTGGTGGTCGTCGGGGTGATGATGGCCTCGCACCTGCGACACATCGATATCTCCGAGTTCTCGGTCGCACTGCCGGTCGTACTCACCGCGGCGACCATGCCGTTCACCTACTCGATCGCCAACGGCATCGGGGTCGGCTTCATCGCGTGGGTGGTGACGCGATCGGCTGCCGGCAAGGCCCGCGAGATCAGCCCGTTGCTGTGGATCGTCGCCGTGGGCTTCCTGGTCTACTTCGTCCGCAGTGAGGTCGAGTCACTTCTCGGCATGTAGCCCGGAATTTCCTCCTGCCAGATCGTGCGGACCGGCGGCCGGATATCCGTGCGCTTCGCGCACGGCTGCGGAGAACCGTTGAAGGTGGGCGAGCGCGGTGTCGAATTCGTCGCCGAGGGCACGCAGGATCGGCGCGCACTGCTCGTCGGTGCGGACCTCGATCGCCTCGCGCTCCTGTCTGCCCCGCCGCGTCAGCGCGCCGTCTGCGATGAGGCCGCGGCTCTCGAGGTCGGCGATGCCGGCGTCCAGCTCCGCATCCGACCAGGCGCGGGTCCTGACGTACGTTTTCAGCGGCAAGCCCCAGAAGAGCTCGGTCAACAGTCCTATCTCGACGGCGCCCAAACCCGCCGTCGTCCACGCCGCGGTGTGCGCGTCCCCGCGGAACTCACGAAGCCGGTCGGCTGATCGCCACGCCACGCCCAGCGGATCGTCGGGAATGGGGGCGCTTCGCAGACCGGCGTACAGCGGGTGGCCCGCCACCGGAAGCGACTCGCTGACCGGTAGTAAAAGGCTCGCAAGCTCTTCGGCGCCGTCCGGATTGTCGCCGAGGATCCGGCGCAGCTGGCCGATTCCCGCCTCGTCGCGCGCGGTGAGGATCGCGCCGGCGGTGGTCAACGACCAACCGTGATCCACGGCCGGCGCCACGACCGCAGGGTTGAACACCGCGAAAGCCGACGCCACCACCTGGCCGGGCACCTGGCCGAGGATTGCGCCGCGGCTGCAGAAGTACGCGTGCATATCGGGCATCGCCACGGCGCCCACGAATCCAGGACTACCGGAA
It encodes the following:
- a CDS encoding MarR family winged helix-turn-helix transcriptional regulator, with translation MPTEARRPDLAAMLAPLLRELIAAELPVLRAHDLSMWGYTVLIALDESPVRTQAALAESIGADKTRIIPTLDELQTKGYIERRADPDDRRVRLLAITESGRKVKRSVQVGIQRGEERWLSVLSAEERRVLLRALQKMTRVRDSPRVEE
- a CDS encoding NCS2 family permease — translated: MNRLDRFFEISARGSSVPTEIRGGVVTFITMAYIIVLNPIILSGIADVTGRELQFDQVSSVTALAAGVMTILFGLISRLPFSFAAGLGLNTFVATTLVDSLTWPEAMGLVVINGLIIVALAATGLRKLVFDAVPMQLKIAITSGIGLFILFIGLVDAGLVGSTGEVSPPVGLGVDGGGDITTIPTAVFVFTLLLTAVLIARRVRGAILIGLIAGTLVAIVVEAIWHLGSAVDNAGGWTLSVPALEGAPFAVPDLSLVGEFSLFGSLGRIGAIAVVMFVFTLVFANFFDAMGSFTGLAREAGLADDQGTFPRIRSALIVEGAGAVVGGATSASSNTVFVESGAGIEEGARTGVANLVTGLLFLAAMFISPLASIVPSEVAAAALVVVGVMMASHLRHIDISEFSVALPVVLTAATMPFTYSIANGIGVGFIAWVVTRSAAGKAREISPLLWIVAVGFLVYFVRSEVESLLGM
- a CDS encoding SCO6745 family protein; its protein translation is MAGADDAFRATRILAGAIEAFAGQVYFAPEAHARYSELGFSGSPGFVGAVAMPDMHAYFCSRGAILGQVPGQVVASAFAVFNPAVVAPAVDHGWSLTTAGAILTARDEAGIGQLRRILGDNPDGAEELASLLLPVSESLPVAGHPLYAGLRSAPIPDDPLGVAWRSADRLREFRGDAHTAAWTTAGLGAVEIGLLTELFWGLPLKTYVRTRAWSDAELDAGIADLESRGLIADGALTRRGRQEREAIEVRTDEQCAPILRALGDEFDTALAHLQRFSAAVREAHGYPAAGPHDLAGGNSGLHAEK